A single region of the Hymenobacter siberiensis genome encodes:
- a CDS encoding F0F1 ATP synthase subunit C: MDSTALIAMISIIMAGFTTAIGTIFPAVSEGKAVATALSALAQQPDASATITRTLFVGLAMIESTAIYCFVLSMILIFANPFWNHMIGQ, from the coding sequence ATGGACAGCACCGCCCTTATCGCCATGATTTCCATTATCATGGCCGGCTTCACCACCGCCATCGGCACCATTTTTCCGGCCGTGAGCGAGGGCAAGGCCGTGGCCACCGCCCTCAGCGCGCTGGCGCAGCAGCCCGATGCCTCGGCCACCATCACGCGCACCCTGTTTGTGGGGTTGGCCATGATTGAATCGACGGCCATCTACTGCTTCGTGCTGTCGATGATTCTCATTTTCGCCAACCCCTTCTGGAACCACATGATTGGCCAGTAA
- a CDS encoding F0F1 ATP synthase subunit delta: protein MEINWFTVVAQLLNFLLLVWLMKRFLYQPVLAAIEAREQKIKAQLNDASTQKTEAQAEREQYQQKNVDFDQRKQTLLATAHAEAQAERQQLLDEARQDADTLRAKQATAHQQIQEEMHDDLAQKTRQTVLSLTKKALTDLASAGLEAQALAVFIERLHHLQGTEKQGFIDAFQASARPVQVRSAFALSAEQQAELAAALTALIGTEAACTFTTAPELISGISLSANGYKLAWSVPNYLAELESNLSAATPQRAPAGEPEPEPESEPRHHASH from the coding sequence ATGGAAATCAACTGGTTCACCGTCGTCGCTCAGCTGCTGAACTTTCTGCTGCTGGTGTGGCTCATGAAGCGCTTTCTGTACCAGCCGGTTTTGGCGGCTATCGAAGCGCGCGAGCAAAAAATAAAGGCGCAGCTGAACGACGCCAGCACTCAAAAAACCGAGGCGCAGGCCGAGCGCGAGCAGTACCAGCAGAAAAACGTCGACTTCGACCAGCGCAAGCAAACCCTGCTGGCCACGGCCCACGCCGAAGCGCAGGCCGAGCGCCAGCAGCTGCTGGACGAAGCCCGGCAGGACGCCGATACGCTACGCGCCAAACAGGCCACCGCCCACCAGCAAATACAGGAAGAAATGCACGACGACCTGGCCCAAAAGACCCGCCAGACCGTGCTTTCCCTCACCAAAAAAGCCCTGACCGACCTGGCCTCCGCCGGCCTGGAAGCGCAGGCGCTGGCCGTATTCATCGAACGACTTCACCACCTGCAGGGAACCGAAAAGCAAGGCTTTATCGATGCTTTCCAGGCCAGCGCCAGGCCCGTGCAGGTACGCAGCGCCTTTGCGTTATCAGCTGAGCAGCAGGCTGAGCTGGCCGCCGCCCTCACGGCCCTCATCGGCACCGAAGCCGCCTGCACCTTCACCACCGCGCCCGAGCTCATCAGCGGTATTTCGCTGAGCGCCAACGGCTACAAGCTGGCCTGGAGCGTGCCCAACTACCTCGCCGAGCTCGAAAGCAACCTTTCGGCCGCCACTCCGCAGCGTGCGCCGGCGGGCGAACCCGAACCCGAACCCGAATCCGAACCGCGCCACCATGCCAGCCACTGA
- a CDS encoding alternate F1F0 ATPase, F1 subunit alpha: MPATELLAHLNDTLAALSAGSAAFRPALIPREIGVVLSVSAGVVRVSGLPGAGSGELLLFAGGLYGLAYNLDETEIGVVLLGEDARLSVGDEVERTGRVMDIPVGDALIGRIINPLGEPLDGGGPLLTRQRLPIERPAPAIMDRAPVTVPLQTGLKVLDALLPVGRGQRELILGDRQTGKTALALDAILNQHDKQVLCIYCAIGQRAASVAKVIATLREKKALAYTIVLVAEGNEAPGLKYIAPYAATSVAEYFMEQGRDVLIVYDDLTNHARAYRELSLLLRRPPGREAFPGDIFYIHSRLLERATHLSPALGGGSLTALPIIETEAQNISAYIPTNLISITDGQIYLSPKLFEAGVLPAVDVGKSVSRVGGKAQLPAYRTTTGNLKLAYSQFEELENYARFGTRLDEHTQRVIDHGQRIRSWLKQPELHPMSVPEQLVVLLALTSGYFDNILVEKIPEAEALLTQSSLALPAELLQRLTAQKPLSPDDQAALLACAKTVLAPFQEQPAAESD, translated from the coding sequence ATGCCAGCCACTGAACTACTTGCTCATCTGAACGATACGCTCGCGGCCCTGAGCGCGGGCAGCGCCGCGTTCCGGCCCGCGCTGATTCCCCGCGAAATTGGGGTGGTGCTGAGCGTGTCGGCCGGAGTGGTGCGGGTATCGGGGCTGCCGGGCGCGGGCTCCGGCGAGCTATTGCTGTTTGCCGGCGGGTTGTATGGCCTGGCCTACAACCTCGACGAAACCGAAATCGGCGTTGTCTTGCTGGGGGAAGATGCGCGGCTGAGCGTGGGCGACGAAGTGGAGCGCACGGGCCGGGTGATGGATATTCCTGTGGGCGACGCTCTGATTGGCCGGATAATCAACCCCTTGGGCGAGCCGCTGGACGGCGGCGGCCCGCTGCTTACGCGGCAGCGCCTGCCCATCGAGCGGCCCGCGCCGGCCATCATGGACCGTGCGCCGGTAACCGTGCCGCTGCAAACCGGCCTCAAAGTGCTTGATGCGCTGCTGCCCGTGGGCCGGGGCCAGCGCGAGCTGATTCTGGGCGACCGGCAGACGGGCAAAACGGCTTTGGCGCTCGATGCCATTCTCAACCAGCACGATAAGCAGGTGCTGTGCATTTACTGCGCCATCGGCCAACGGGCCGCGTCGGTGGCCAAGGTCATTGCCACGCTGCGCGAAAAGAAGGCCCTCGCCTACACCATCGTGTTGGTGGCCGAAGGCAACGAGGCCCCCGGCCTGAAATACATTGCCCCGTATGCGGCCACCAGCGTGGCCGAGTACTTCATGGAGCAGGGCCGCGACGTGCTGATTGTGTACGACGACCTCACCAACCACGCCCGGGCCTACCGCGAGCTGTCGCTGCTGCTGCGGCGGCCCCCGGGCCGGGAGGCGTTTCCGGGCGATATTTTCTACATCCACTCCCGCCTGCTCGAACGCGCCACCCACTTGAGCCCGGCGCTGGGCGGCGGCTCGCTCACGGCCCTGCCCATCATCGAAACGGAGGCGCAGAACATCTCCGCCTACATTCCCACCAACCTCATTTCCATCACCGACGGGCAGATTTACCTCTCGCCCAAGCTCTTTGAAGCGGGCGTTCTGCCGGCCGTCGACGTGGGTAAGTCTGTTTCCAGGGTGGGCGGCAAAGCCCAGCTGCCGGCCTACCGCACCACCACCGGCAACCTGAAGCTGGCGTATTCGCAGTTTGAGGAGCTGGAAAACTACGCCCGCTTCGGCACACGCCTCGACGAGCACACGCAGCGCGTCATCGACCACGGGCAGCGCATCCGAAGCTGGCTCAAGCAGCCGGAGCTGCACCCCATGTCGGTGCCCGAGCAGCTGGTTGTGCTGCTGGCCCTCACCAGCGGCTATTTTGACAATATCCTCGTCGAAAAAATACCCGAAGCCGAGGCCCTGCTAACGCAAAGCAGCCTCGCCCTACCCGCCGAATTGCTGCAACGCCTGACCGCGCAAAAACCCCTGAGTCCGGACGACCAGGCCGCGCTGCTGGCCTGCGCCAAAACGGTGCTGGCCCCTTTTCAGGAGCAGCCCGCTGCGGAAAGCGACTAG
- a CDS encoding F0F1 ATP synthase subunit gamma, translating to MQTLESLSRKIEGAKDIKSVVRTMKAMAAATIGQYELAVSSLGDYYQTVALGLVAYFQSEPAGNPTPPVQEPQKVAEPLIGALVFGSDQGLVGSFNDTLAAFVAQTLGTLPGSKQLWTVGERVQHLLTDAGLPVTTHFLVPTGITAITPLVAQMLLKAQEAIDNGSLTAFYIFHNRPREATGYEPVYQRLLPLDAQWKQELRALHWPTKTRPQVAGARFPTLRALVGEFLFVSLFRACAESLASENASRLKAMQRAEKSIDELLGELAHQYHHKRQSAIDEELFDVVSGFEALNADHAKEKRE from the coding sequence ATGCAAACCCTGGAAAGCCTGAGCCGGAAAATTGAAGGTGCCAAGGACATCAAATCCGTGGTGCGGACCATGAAAGCCATGGCGGCGGCCACCATCGGGCAGTACGAGCTGGCGGTGAGCTCGCTCGGCGACTATTACCAAACCGTAGCGCTGGGCTTGGTCGCTTACTTTCAGTCGGAGCCCGCCGGAAACCCCACACCACCGGTACAGGAGCCGCAAAAAGTAGCTGAGCCCTTGATAGGTGCCTTGGTTTTTGGGTCCGACCAGGGGCTGGTGGGCTCGTTCAACGATACCCTCGCCGCTTTTGTGGCCCAAACGCTCGGCACTCTGCCCGGCAGTAAGCAGCTCTGGACCGTGGGCGAACGGGTGCAGCACCTGCTAACAGATGCGGGCCTGCCCGTGACCACGCATTTTCTGGTGCCCACGGGCATCACGGCCATTACGCCGCTAGTCGCGCAGATGCTGCTAAAAGCGCAGGAAGCCATCGACAACGGAAGCCTGACCGCGTTCTACATCTTTCACAACCGGCCCCGGGAGGCCACGGGGTATGAGCCGGTATATCAGCGCCTGCTGCCGCTGGACGCGCAATGGAAACAGGAGCTGCGGGCCCTGCACTGGCCCACAAAAACGCGGCCCCAGGTAGCTGGCGCGCGGTTTCCCACGTTGCGGGCCCTCGTCGGAGAGTTTCTGTTCGTGTCCTTGTTCCGAGCCTGCGCCGAGTCATTGGCCAGCGAAAACGCCAGCCGCCTGAAAGCCATGCAGCGGGCCGAAAAAAGCATCGATGAGCTATTGGGCGAGCTGGCTCACCAGTACCACCACAAGCGCCAAAGCGCCATCGACGAGGAGTTGTTCGACGTCGTGTCCGGCTTCGAGGCCCTCAACGCCGACCACGCCAAGGAGAAGCGGGAGTAG
- a CDS encoding universal stress protein — translation MALSLIVFAGFYPPARRAVKYADVMAQAMVGQLVLLHVNRASLFDPNDLVAQGYHQEELARQTDTAAILYQQAQSLQTTATVEVATDLLPAVAQDLANRYQPALFVLSQVDEDRPVAADMLTSCVEILRAGGYPLLVVSPTSPTDHPPRRILIAADREPFTLTAEAQALRPLLAQPGVEIIVAHVTSGVEDDEGCALALRAVQASGLVEGLPTPELRGFQHEHYEQGVLAAALDSRADLVVVLARHRSYFGNLFHRSVTAKLLENCPVPVLVLPAAAPEVATETSALVAATGIANTVLTGLTPAF, via the coding sequence ATGGCCCTTTCCCTCATCGTCTTCGCCGGTTTTTATCCGCCCGCCCGCCGCGCTGTTAAATACGCCGACGTGATGGCTCAGGCCATGGTGGGCCAGTTGGTGCTGCTGCACGTCAACCGCGCCTCCCTGTTCGACCCCAACGATTTGGTGGCCCAAGGCTACCACCAGGAGGAGCTGGCGCGCCAGACCGATACGGCCGCCATTCTCTACCAACAGGCCCAAAGCCTGCAAACCACAGCCACCGTGGAAGTAGCCACCGACCTGCTGCCCGCCGTGGCCCAGGATTTGGCCAACCGCTACCAGCCGGCCCTCTTTGTCCTCAGCCAGGTGGATGAGGACCGTCCCGTCGCCGCCGACATGCTCACCTCCTGCGTGGAGATTCTGCGGGCCGGCGGCTACCCGCTGCTGGTGGTGTCGCCCACGTCCCCCACCGACCACCCGCCCCGCCGCATCCTCATTGCCGCCGACCGCGAACCATTCACGCTGACCGCGGAAGCCCAGGCCCTGCGCCCGCTGCTGGCCCAGCCCGGCGTCGAGATTATTGTGGCCCACGTTACGAGTGGGGTGGAAGACGACGAAGGCTGCGCCCTGGCGCTGCGGGCCGTGCAGGCCAGCGGCCTGGTCGAGGGGCTGCCCACGCCGGAACTACGGGGCTTTCAGCATGAGCACTACGAGCAGGGAGTGCTGGCGGCCGCCCTCGATTCACGGGCCGATTTGGTGGTGGTGCTGGCTCGTCATCGCAGCTATTTCGGCAACTTGTTTCACCGCAGCGTCACGGCCAAGCTCCTGGAAAACTGCCCGGTACCCGTGCTCGTACTGCCCGCCGCCGCCCCAGAGGTCGCTACCGAAACGTCTGCTTTGGTGGCTGCCACCGGCATTGCCAACACGGTACTTACCGGCCTCACGCCAGCTTTCTGA
- a CDS encoding universal stress protein translates to MKPTLLVLTDSSPAAERARAYAAVLAAPLGAEVHLLHVYPTPPTTARVGQVMRATNAGYVRRERHALEEVAAAMPVATTATTVAQVWDEAVQEALHQHQPLLVIAGLTATDGLLDEWLSNRALPLAHETGYPLLLVPQNLPTAALRPPRCLALAVRDQSFTLTPQALALTPLLAALGATVVPATVARPDEPTAGRHGLTAARECGLTPALAGSSLHRVVGEAPAAGLQQAVAELSADMLVLLDPGHGWISKLFGNSVIDEVLRHTQVPVLLLATLENGLD, encoded by the coding sequence ATGAAACCCACCCTGCTCGTTCTCACCGATTCTTCGCCCGCCGCCGAGCGGGCCCGGGCCTACGCCGCCGTGCTGGCCGCCCCGCTGGGGGCCGAGGTGCACCTGCTGCACGTGTACCCCACGCCGCCCACTACTGCACGGGTAGGCCAGGTCATGCGCGCCACCAACGCCGGCTACGTGCGACGGGAGCGCCACGCGCTGGAAGAAGTAGCCGCCGCCATGCCCGTAGCCACCACCGCCACCACCGTGGCGCAAGTCTGGGACGAGGCCGTGCAGGAAGCCCTGCACCAGCATCAGCCGCTGCTGGTTATCGCCGGCCTCACGGCCACCGACGGCCTGCTGGACGAATGGCTCAGCAACCGCGCCCTGCCGCTGGCCCACGAAACGGGCTACCCGCTGCTGCTGGTGCCGCAGAACCTGCCCACGGCCGCCCTGCGCCCGCCGCGCTGCTTGGCCCTGGCCGTGCGCGACCAGTCCTTTACCCTCACGCCCCAGGCCTTGGCCCTCACCCCACTCCTGGCGGCCCTGGGGGCCACCGTGGTGCCCGCCACCGTGGCCCGGCCCGACGAGCCCACCGCCGGCCGGCACGGCCTCACGGCGGCGCGCGAATGTGGCCTGACGCCGGCCCTGGCCGGCAGCAGCCTGCACCGGGTGGTGGGCGAAGCACCGGCCGCGGGCCTGCAGCAAGCCGTGGCGGAGCTGTCGGCCGATATGCTGGTTCTCCTCGACCCCGGCCACGGCTGGATAAGTAAGCTTTTTGGCAATAGCGTTATCGACGAGGTGCTACGGCATACCCAGGTGCCGGTACTGCTGCTGGCCACGCTGGAAAACGGGTTGGATTAA
- a CDS encoding site-2 protease family protein, with the protein MKNSLLIGRLAGIRIFLHWTFLLLLGFLVFGEVRRGSSYGAVLVSVGFVLALFACVVLHELGHSLMARRFGIGTRSITLLPIGGLATLERIPEKPRQELLVALAGPAVNVLLAAILYPFVAPLGAFEGIGLSHDAVGPGFLTALFWVNVLLVAFNAIPAFPMDGGRVLRALLAMRLGRPRATAIAAGLGRLLAVGFVFYGLFNNPFLVLIGIFVYFGAYTENASVQHRELLGDYTVGHAMITNYLTLAPSDSVQHAADTLLAGSDQDLIVLDQGRAVGVLTRPLLMAALRDHRLTTAVAEVMSREFDTVEISDSLAAVYARALRLPNAFFPVLENQRLRGVIDQSNLTEFLTIRAALSQ; encoded by the coding sequence ATGAAAAACTCCTTGCTAATCGGTCGTCTGGCCGGCATCCGCATCTTCCTGCACTGGACCTTCCTGCTGCTGCTCGGCTTCCTCGTGTTTGGCGAGGTGCGGCGGGGCAGCAGCTACGGGGCCGTGCTGGTGTCGGTGGGGTTTGTGCTGGCGCTGTTCGCCTGCGTGGTACTGCACGAACTGGGACACTCGCTCATGGCGCGGCGCTTCGGCATCGGCACACGCTCTATCACGCTGCTGCCCATCGGGGGCCTGGCCACGCTGGAGCGCATACCCGAAAAGCCCCGGCAGGAGCTGCTGGTGGCCTTGGCCGGGCCGGCCGTGAACGTGCTGTTGGCGGCGATACTATACCCCTTCGTGGCGCCACTGGGGGCCTTCGAGGGCATCGGCCTCAGCCACGATGCCGTGGGGCCGGGCTTTCTCACGGCCCTGTTCTGGGTGAACGTACTGCTGGTGGCATTCAACGCCATTCCGGCTTTCCCCATGGATGGTGGGCGGGTGCTGCGCGCCCTGCTGGCCATGCGCCTGGGCCGGCCCCGGGCTACCGCCATTGCCGCCGGGCTGGGCCGGCTGCTGGCCGTAGGCTTCGTGTTCTACGGCTTGTTCAACAATCCGTTTCTGGTGCTCATCGGCATCTTCGTGTATTTCGGGGCATATACCGAAAACGCGTCGGTGCAGCACCGCGAGCTGCTGGGCGACTATACCGTGGGCCACGCCATGATAACCAACTACCTCACCCTGGCCCCGTCCGACAGCGTGCAGCACGCGGCCGACACCCTGCTGGCCGGCTCCGACCAGGACCTGATTGTGCTCGACCAGGGCCGGGCCGTGGGGGTGCTCACCCGGCCCCTGCTCATGGCCGCCCTGCGCGACCACCGCCTCACCACGGCCGTGGCGGAAGTAATGAGCCGCGAATTCGATACGGTGGAAATCAGCGACAGCCTGGCCGCCGTGTATGCCCGCGCCCTGCGCCTGCCCAATGCCTTTTTTCCCGTGCTGGAAAACCAGCGGCTGCGCGGCGTCATCGACCAAAGCAACCTGACCGAGTTCCTGACCATCCGGGCCGCGCTGAGCCAGTAG
- a CDS encoding universal stress protein encodes MNPSILVLVNLSEAAEQAARYAAVLGAPLHVRLELVNVYQPPILASGLAAVPMHYFPQMQAETEDALQALAQRLPAPTEATVVAAPITDAVQEAIERHHPLLLAMSLSPEQDLLDYLLRNHVLPVLRATHHPLLLVPEAGPPPSRPRRVLVAIDGDFFTLSAVTLALAPLLASWQAAYSVVHVRTLASGGVRPGGYEQLGGPLRKLLPTAAPLALYDDAGHAPAPGVLRAVAETQADLLILIARPRSFLGRLFHRSVTAQVLRGCPVPVLLLPADDADQPD; translated from the coding sequence ATGAATCCTTCCATTTTGGTGTTGGTCAATCTTTCTGAGGCGGCGGAGCAGGCGGCCCGCTACGCCGCCGTATTGGGCGCACCGCTACACGTGCGCCTGGAGCTGGTCAACGTCTATCAGCCCCCCATTCTGGCCTCCGGACTGGCGGCTGTGCCGATGCACTACTTCCCCCAGATGCAGGCCGAGACGGAAGACGCCTTGCAGGCGCTGGCCCAGCGCCTGCCCGCGCCCACCGAAGCGACGGTAGTCGCGGCCCCCATTACCGATGCCGTGCAGGAAGCCATTGAGCGCCACCACCCGCTGCTGCTGGCCATGAGCCTGAGCCCCGAGCAGGACCTGCTCGACTACCTGCTGCGCAACCACGTGCTGCCCGTACTGCGCGCCACCCACCACCCGCTGCTGCTGGTGCCCGAAGCCGGCCCGCCCCCCAGCCGGCCGCGCCGCGTGCTGGTGGCCATCGATGGCGATTTTTTTACCCTCAGTGCCGTCACCCTGGCCCTGGCCCCGCTGCTGGCGAGCTGGCAGGCGGCCTATTCGGTGGTGCACGTTCGAACCCTTGCGAGCGGGGGCGTGCGGCCCGGTGGCTATGAGCAGCTGGGCGGGCCGCTGCGCAAGCTGCTGCCCACGGCCGCGCCGCTGGCGCTGTACGACGATGCCGGCCACGCTCCGGCTCCCGGGGTACTGCGCGCCGTGGCCGAGACGCAGGCCGATTTGCTGATTCTCATTGCCCGGCCCCGCAGCTTCCTGGGCCGGCTGTTTCATCGCAGCGTCACGGCGCAGGTGTTGCGCGGCTGTCCCGTGCCGGTACTCCTCCTACCCGCCGACGATGCCGACCAGCCCGACTGA
- a CDS encoding universal stress protein, translating to MEASFIILTDFFTVYPEALAYTTSLAAAQQARVVLLHVCHNGLHGPGEKGSPRTEWNKRQKQRELARLTTNRPVPTELVVSEEVFPEAVGQTVRAQQGQLLVLGQPGAAEQPVEIVADVAQLLLEQALCPVLVVPPTASEGLPPRRLLLAVDGEPLDLHPLPALVHQLLAGPQASLQVVYIPESATTTPPDPVAVLNTIRINGVVPAIPLSRLHLHHAPDLVAGILAEAVRQQADMLVVVARHHSLIGSFFHRSITARLMEQSPIPVLALPARD from the coding sequence ATGGAAGCATCTTTCATTATCCTCACCGATTTTTTCACTGTATACCCGGAGGCCCTGGCCTACACCACCAGCCTGGCGGCCGCGCAGCAGGCCCGCGTGGTGCTGCTGCACGTGTGCCACAATGGCCTGCACGGCCCCGGCGAAAAAGGCAGCCCGCGCACCGAGTGGAACAAGCGGCAAAAACAGCGGGAACTAGCCCGGCTGACCACCAACCGACCCGTACCCACGGAGCTGGTGGTATCGGAAGAAGTTTTTCCTGAGGCCGTTGGCCAGACCGTGCGGGCCCAGCAAGGCCAGCTGCTGGTGCTGGGCCAGCCCGGCGCGGCCGAGCAGCCCGTGGAAATAGTAGCCGACGTGGCCCAACTGCTGCTGGAGCAAGCCCTGTGCCCGGTGCTGGTGGTGCCCCCCACGGCCTCGGAGGGCTTGCCGCCCCGCCGGCTGCTGCTGGCCGTGGACGGCGAGCCCCTGGACCTGCACCCACTCCCGGCGCTGGTGCACCAGCTGCTGGCCGGACCACAGGCGTCGCTGCAGGTGGTTTATATACCCGAAAGCGCCACCACCACCCCGCCCGACCCCGTTGCCGTGCTCAACACCATCCGCATCAACGGGGTGGTACCGGCCATACCGCTCAGCCGCCTGCACCTGCACCACGCACCCGATCTGGTGGCCGGAATTCTGGCCGAAGCCGTGCGCCAACAGGCCGATATGCTGGTGGTAGTGGCCCGGCACCACAGCCTTATTGGCAGCTTTTTTCACCGCAGCATCACGGCCCGGCTCATGGAGCAAAGCCCGATTCCGGTGCTGGCACTACCGGCCCGCGACTAG
- a CDS encoding universal stress protein, producing MASPLVVLTDFYAVTARALSYAAGLAVSMKTELVLLHARHDVLLAPIDYGSYSPVSDNATDRVLQTLADAQPVPTQVDVSDRELTEAVRATVQRHHPLLLVLGRPETADAPVEIVTGTAMDLLTTVPYPLLVVPPPAGDTFPPRRLLLAVDGEPFVLLRHQNVLRQLLRLAEGTLNVVRVTDDSHARLGAEAILRTVADNDLTEVLPPSQLYEVYDRSVVSGILAEAARQEADLLVVVARQHSLIGSLFHRSVTAQLLEHSPVPVLVLPAED from the coding sequence ATGGCTTCCCCCCTTGTCGTACTGACTGATTTTTACGCCGTCACCGCCCGGGCGCTGTCCTACGCTGCGGGGCTGGCGGTGTCGATGAAAACGGAGCTGGTGCTGCTGCACGCCCGCCACGACGTGCTGCTGGCTCCCATCGACTACGGCTCCTACTCACCCGTCAGCGACAATGCCACCGACCGGGTCCTGCAAACGCTGGCCGACGCGCAGCCCGTGCCCACCCAGGTAGATGTGTCGGACCGGGAGCTGACCGAGGCCGTGCGCGCCACCGTGCAACGCCACCATCCCCTGCTGCTGGTGCTGGGCCGCCCCGAAACGGCCGACGCACCCGTGGAAATCGTGACCGGCACAGCCATGGACCTGCTCACTACCGTGCCCTATCCGCTGCTGGTGGTGCCGCCCCCCGCCGGCGATACCTTCCCGCCCCGCCGCCTGCTGCTGGCCGTGGACGGCGAACCGTTCGTGCTGCTCCGGCATCAGAATGTGCTCCGGCAGCTGCTACGCCTGGCGGAGGGCACGTTGAACGTGGTGCGCGTAACCGACGACAGCCACGCGCGCCTGGGGGCCGAAGCCATCCTGCGCACGGTGGCAGACAACGACCTTACCGAGGTGCTGCCCCCCAGCCAGCTATATGAAGTGTATGACCGCTCGGTAGTGAGCGGGATACTGGCCGAAGCGGCCCGGCAGGAAGCCGACCTGCTGGTGGTCGTGGCCCGGCAGCACAGCCTTATCGGCAGCCTGTTTCATCGCAGCGTCACGGCCCAGCTGCTGGAGCACAGTCCGGTTCCGGTGCTGGTACTACCCGCCGAAGACTAG
- a CDS encoding BON domain-containing protein gives MVTPHLLIIPATAETMADTDITMAIKRLFTTQKGLDEHLLDVATHEGLVTLTGFTDNLLARQRAEDIALAVRGVRGVASTVAVRTPTRPDADLQRDVCGTLADDPATGDYQVQCAVAGGVVTLTGMVQSWAEKQLVLRVVQGVRGVTSLITEGLTIQKGKIVNSDEEITIQIQELLDWDVRVNSALVQVRTIESVVHLSGTVGTATERDHVIAIAYQTGAAHVDARDLLVAYWALSSELRRGKFALRADEAIVEAVRGALHRNPRVRCSETLVQVHEGIVTLAGTVSNLRARQEAEHDARLVVGVTEVHNLLKVRPSGLVPDADIRQAILAALARDPYVGHFFFTVSVSNGQATVHGQVDHAFERERVGDVAAGASGVLAVANLVAEPAEARPEALARPDSPDPDSDYALAGRIRERHFWSASLHDQDIDVQVSHGHATLTGTVDSWPERQQATLEAYKAGAHDVKNHLLVLAPAGPGQQGPHPPAHLLTDTYR, from the coding sequence ATGGTTACGCCTCATCTCCTGATTATACCAGCCACCGCCGAAACCATGGCCGATACCGACATTACCATGGCCATCAAACGGCTATTTACCACCCAAAAAGGCCTGGACGAGCATTTGCTGGACGTGGCCACGCACGAGGGCCTGGTAACGCTGACTGGTTTCACCGACAACCTGCTGGCCCGGCAGCGGGCCGAGGACATTGCCCTGGCCGTGCGCGGCGTGCGCGGCGTTGCCAGCACAGTGGCCGTGCGCACCCCCACCCGGCCCGATGCCGACTTGCAGCGCGACGTGTGCGGCACCCTGGCCGACGACCCCGCCACTGGCGACTATCAGGTGCAGTGCGCCGTGGCCGGGGGCGTGGTCACGCTCACGGGCATGGTGCAGTCGTGGGCCGAGAAGCAGCTGGTGCTGCGCGTGGTGCAAGGCGTGCGGGGCGTGACGAGCCTCATAACGGAGGGCCTGACCATTCAAAAGGGCAAAATCGTGAATTCTGACGAGGAAATCACCATTCAGATTCAGGAGCTGCTCGACTGGGATGTTCGGGTGAACAGCGCCTTAGTGCAGGTGCGCACCATCGAGTCCGTGGTGCACCTGTCGGGTACGGTGGGCACGGCCACGGAGCGGGACCACGTCATAGCCATAGCCTACCAGACCGGAGCCGCCCACGTAGATGCCCGCGACTTGCTTGTGGCCTACTGGGCGCTGAGCAGCGAGCTGCGGCGCGGGAAGTTTGCGCTCCGGGCCGACGAGGCCATTGTGGAGGCCGTGCGCGGCGCCCTGCACCGCAACCCACGCGTGCGCTGCTCCGAAACGCTGGTGCAGGTCCATGAAGGCATTGTGACGCTGGCCGGTACGGTGAGCAACCTGCGCGCCCGCCAGGAAGCCGAGCACGACGCCCGCCTCGTAGTGGGCGTGACCGAAGTACACAACCTACTGAAGGTACGACCCAGCGGCCTGGTGCCTGATGCCGATATTCGCCAGGCCATTCTGGCCGCGCTGGCCCGTGACCCCTACGTGGGGCACTTCTTTTTTACCGTGAGCGTGAGCAACGGCCAGGCCACTGTGCACGGGCAGGTAGACCATGCGTTTGAGCGCGAGCGGGTGGGCGATGTGGCCGCAGGGGCCAGTGGCGTGCTGGCCGTGGCCAACCTGGTAGCCGAGCCCGCCGAAGCGCGGCCCGAAGCCCTTGCCCGGCCGGACAGCCCCGACCCCGACTCTGACTATGCGCTGGCCGGCCGCATCCGGGAGCGCCACTTCTGGTCGGCCAGCCTACACGACCAGGATATTGACGTGCAGGTGAGCCACGGCCACGCCACCCTTACCGGCACTGTGGACAGCTGGCCCGAGCGCCAGCAGGCCACCCTCGAAGCCTACAAGGCCGGAGCCCACGACGTGAAAAACCACCTGCTCGTGCTGGCCCCGGCAGGCCCCGGGCAGCAGGGCCCTCATCCCCCTGCTCATCTGCTAACCGACACCTACCGCTAG